ACGTCGACACCCATATCCAGCGCTTTGGCCATGTTTTTCACCCCGACGGGCGAGCGCAGATAACCGTCCTGCGGAAAGCCGACCAACTGCAGATCGATATAGTCTTTTACCTTGTCACGCACTTCGACCAGCGCAGCCACGCCAGTGAGGGTCGGATCGGTGGTATCGACATGGCTGCGGATCGCCAACAAGCCGCGCCCGACGGCCCAATCACAATATTCCAGCGCGCGTTCAACATACCACTCATGTTTGAGGTCGGGCTTGAGTTCGGCCCACAGGCGGATGCCTTCCAGCAGGGTGCCGCTTTGATTGTAGCGCGGATAGCCATAGAGAAGAGTGGCATCCATATGGAAATGCGAATCGATGAAGGGCGGCGTCACCAGCCGGCCCGTGACGTCTATCTCGCGGGCCGCATTTGCGCCGATCGCAGGTTCAAGCGCCGCGATCTTGCCGTGCTTGACGGCGATGTCGATGCCCGTGCGCCCATCGGGGAGTGTCGCGCCGCGGAGAATAAGATCCATATCAGAACAATCCAACAATGTTGCCGCTGTCATCGACATTGATGCTATTGGCCGCCGGCACCCGGGGCAAGCCGGGCATGGTCATGATATCGCCGCAGACGACGACGAGGAATTCCGCGCCGGCAGAAACGCGCACTTCGCGGACCGGCACGACATGGCCGGAGGGCGCGCCTTTGAGGTTGGGATCGGTGGAGAAGCTATATTGCGTCTTGGCGATGCAGACCGGGAAATGGCCGAAGCCGCCATCTTGCAAATCCTTGAACTGGTTGCGCACCTTCTGATCGGCGATGATGCCGTCGGCGCCGTAAACCTCTTGGGCGACGGTGCGGACTTTGTCCCAAAGCGGCAATTCGTCAGCGTAAAGCGGCTTAAAATTGGATGGCTTGTTGGCGATGGTCTCGACCACGCAGTTCGCCAAATCCTCCGCACCAGCACCGCCCGATGCCCAATGATCGCTCTCCACCGCCGGCACACCGAGTGCCTTGCAGTGTTCCAGCACCAGGGCGCGCTCGGCCTCACTATCGGCCGAGAAGCGGTTGAGACCGACCACGACGGGTACGCCGAATTTGGCGATATTGCTGAGATGGCGTTCAAGATTGGCCATGCCTTTTTCAAGCGCCGGCAAATTCTCCTCGCCGAGCGCGCCTTTGGCGACGCCGCCGTGCATTTTGAGCGCTCTAATCGTTGCCACCAGCACGACGCAATCGGGCGCGAGGCCGGCCTTGCGGCATTTGATATCAAAAAATTTCTCGGCCCCAAGATCGGCGCCGAAGCCGGCTTCGGTCACCACATAATCGGAAATTTTCATCGCCGTCTGAGTCGCCAGGACGGAATTGCAGCCATGCGCGATATTGGCAAACGGCCCGCCATGCACGAGCGCCGGATTGTTCTCCAACGTCTGCACCAGATTGGGCGCCAGCGCGTCTTTTAGCAGCGTCGTCATCGCGCCTTCGGCTTGGACTTCGCGGGCGCGCACCGGCGTGCGGTCGCGCTTGTATCCGATGACGATATTGCCGAGGCGGGCGCGCAAATCCTCAAGATTGCGCGCCAGGCAGAAGATCGCCATGACTTCGGACGCGACGGTAATATCAAACCCGTCCTCGCGCGGGAAGCCGTTGGCGACGCCGCCCAGCGATGAGACGATTGAGCGCAACGCCCGGTCGTTCATATCGACGACGCGGCGCCAGGTGACGCGGCGTGGATCGATCTCAGCGGAATTGCCCCAGTAAATGTGATTGTCGATCATCGCGGCGAGCAGATTGTTGGCCGCGCCGATAGCGTGAAAATCACCGGTGAAATGGAGATTGATTTCCTCCATCGGCACAACCTGAGCATAACCGCCACCAGCGGCTCCGCCCTTGAGGCCGAAACACGGCCCAAGGCTGGGCTCGCGCAAACAGATCAGTGTGTTTTTGCCGATGCGGTTGAGGCCATCACCGAGGCCGACGGTGGTGGTGGTCTTGCCTTCGCCGGCGGGCGTGGGCGTGATGGCGGTGACCAAGATCAACTTGCTGTTGGGGTTCTCTTTTAGCGAGGAAATATAGTCGAGCGAGATTTTGGCCTTATCGTGGCCATAGGGTACGAGATGCTCGGCCGCGATGCCGAGGCGCTCTTTGCCGATTTCCAGAATTGGCCGCTTGTCGGCAACGCGAGCGATATCGATATCGCTTTTGGGATTCGCATGTTGTGAACTCGACGCCATCTCTCTCAGTCCTTCCATTCGTCGGCTGCTTATGCGGCCGCTCTACTTCAATGATTGCAAGGCCGCGAGGCCGATCGGTTTGCCGCCGAATTCGCCCATGGCATCGAGCAGTGCGTGCCATAGATATACGGCGGAAGCGACATCGCTCAGAAGATCGAAAACCGGCACCTCGGCGATAGTGCTGCGGATGATGACTGCGTTCAAGCGTGCCACATTGGTTTGCACGACGCGGTGCACCGGCGCCACCTCGGGGCGGAGATCGACGGCGCATATTTTAGCGAACAGCGCCGGGGTATTACTGCCACTGAGAGCGAGCCAACAATTGGTGTCAGCGCGCGGGACATGAAAGCAGCCATCGGCAGTTTCCATCGACCAGGCGGCGTCGGTTTTTTCGATGAGCGGCCCAGAGCCCTGATAATCACCGAGCAGCAGAGCCTCGCCAGGCGACAGGCGGGCAATCCGCGTGCCGTCGGCCTGCGGTGTGACCTGATTGCTTGCTTCGATCATTTCCGCACCTTGGCCGGTAAGCCACGCGGCCATGTTCCACCCTTTGAAGCCGGTGCGTGGCAAAGCGGAGAGATCGCAGATACCGAGGCTTCGCGCCTGAACCGCTTCAGCCGCGGCATCACCGCCAATACGCATCGCGGTGGCGGCGCCGTTCAGCTCCTCGAATTCGGCGCCCGCGCTTTCCAGTTCGCGGTAGAGAAAACTGCGCCGGATGCACTCATTGGCCAACACCGCCATGGCTACATCTCCTGCCGTGCGCCGTCGGGATCGTAGAACGGCAGCTTGACCACTGTGGCGCGCACCATCCGGCCCTTATCGATCTTGATATCGAATTTGCTGTCGGGCTCAGACTGATCAGGCGCGACATAGGCCAATCCGATCATCTTGCCGAGACTCGGCGAGCGCACGATAGAGGTGACCCGGCCGGTAATCGTGCCGCCACGAATGACGAGATGACACTCTTTCGGTTCCGACGCGGCATCGCTGTCGGCAATTTCGAAGCCGACCAGTTTGCGTTTAATGCCGGCCGATTCTTGGATCGAGACTGAGCGCATGCCGACAAAATACGGCTTTTTGCGCGAGATTGCCCAGGTCATATCGGCTTCATGCGGGTTGGTCAGCCCGTCGGTATCCTGGCCAATGATGATGTGGCCCTTTTCGAGGCGAAGGAGGCGCTGGGCCTCAACGCCGAACGGTCGGATGCCAGCGTCCTTGCCTGCCTCGATCAGCGCGTCCCACAGGGCCTCACCCTGGCTCGCCGGCACATGCAGCTCATAGCCCAGTTCGCCAACGAACCCGACGCGCAGGAACAGTGCCGGAATGCCGGCGACATGGCCGCGACGCGCGCCCATATAGGGGAACGCCTCGGGCGACAGATCGACATCGTCGCAGAGCTTTTGCAGAACATCCCGGCTGTTGGGGCCGGCGATGTTCACTCCGGCATAGGACGCCGAGACATGAGTGATATCGACCTTGAGACGCCATTGCGCGTTGTACCACAGCATGGTGCGGTAAACGCCATCGACTCCCGAGGTGGTGGCGGTGACGTAGAAATGGTCGTCATGCAATCGGCAGGCGACGCCGTCATCGACGACCACGCCGATGTCATCGGTCATCAGCACATAACGTGCGCGCCCAACCGGCTGCTTAAGATAGGCGAAGGTGTACATGCGGTTGAGGAATTCGGCGGCGTCGGGGCCGCGAACTTCGAGCCCGCCCAGGGTCGAAACATCGATGATGCCTACATTCTCGCGCACGTTCAACGCCTCGGCGGCGATGTTCGCCGCCCGATCACGCGACGCGCCGTAATATTCGGGCCGCATCCAAGCGCCGGCCGGCATCATCTTGGCGCCGAGTTCAACATGGCGGAAATGCATGGCGGTGTAGCGCACCGGCTCAAAGCTGCGGCCTGCCAGATGGCCCATAGTCAACGGGCCAATCGGCGGGCGCGAAGTGGTGGAGCCAGTCTCATCGAGGCCGGCGCCGGTGCGCCGCGCCGCTAGGCGGATCGCCGGCAAGGTTGCGTGGCGGCCTTGCGATGGCCCCATGCCGTTGGTGGTGAAGCGCTTCAGAAGCTGGATATGCTGATAGCCTTCGGTGAGCGCGTTTTCGATATCGTGAACCTGCAAATCCTCATCAAGATCGACGAAATCCATGCCCTTGGGATGGCCGATGATCGGCCAGGCGGAAGCTGTCGCTTCGGCCACCCGTTTGTGCTCGCTTGCCGCTGAGACGGTAAATCCGGCATCGCGGGCCGCCTGTCGACCCGCGGCTTTGCCATCGCCCAGCACATTCTCCAGGGCGTTCGTGCCGGCCACTGATCCGGCAGCGAAGAGGCGCACCGGCAAATCATGGACGCTGAAGGCGCCGCTGTCATCGGCAAAGCTGACCCGCCCGCCGGCCTGATGCAACAGCGCCGACGCCGGCGCATAGCAGCCCGACATGGCGATCAAATCGCAGGCGAAAACATCGTGGTGGGTCGCCACTTTCGTGGCGCCCTCGAGGCGGGCAATTTTGGCCGCACGGACGCCGCTTCCGCTGGCGTTGGGCACGGCTTCGCGCAATGTCGCGCCGGCGATAATCGGCACATGGCGGTGCATCAACGCTGTGCTGATTTCATCCTCCGGCGGATCGGCCCGCACATCCACCACACAGGCGACCTCGATACCGGCATCGAGCAGGTCGAGGGCGACGCCATAACCATCACGGCTGGCGGTCGCCACCACGGCACGGTTGCCGGGCTTCACGCCATAGAGGCGGATCAAGCGTTGCGCGGCAGAGCCCAGCATGATGCCGGGTAGATCATTGTTATGAAAAATCAGCGGCTGCTCATAGCAACCGCTCGCCACGACCAGCGCGCCGGCGCGCAGTTTGTAGAGGCGGTTGTCCTTGATCAGGGGGAGCCAGTTATCGGCATACCAACCGGTACACATGGTATCGGTCATCACCTCGATACGGCTCTCGGCGGTGACCTGCGCAATAAGATCGGCGCTAGTGGATTCACCCACCGCGCCGGTGCCATCGAACCGAGCATAGGTGAGGGCGCCGCCGATCTCTGGATTTTCATCAACCAAAAGCACCTTGGCGCCGGCCGCGGCAGCTTCAAGCGCCGCCGCCATGCCGGCCGGCCCAGCGCCGATCACGGTCACGTCGAAAAACAGATATTGCTTATCGTAATAGCCATGCGGTGTTTTAAGATCGACCGTGCCGAGCCCGGCGACGCGGCGGATCAGCTTCGCCCACAGCGGCCACGCCCAGCGCGGTTTGTAAAACGCTTTGTAGTAAAACCCGACGGGCATGAAGCGGCCGAGATGGCGCAGCATGGCGAGCCGGTCATTTTCGAGCGAACCCCAATAGTTCTGCGCCTTGACATCGAGGCCGGCCTCGATCGCCTGCCGGTCGGCCAGACAGTTGGGCTTCTGCCCGATGCGCACGAAGGTATTCGAATCCTGGCCGCTCATAGACAGCACGCCGCGCGGACGATGATATTTGAACGAGCGCGAGAGCGTTGTGACGCCGTTGGCATAGAGCGCGCTGGCGACGGTATCGCCGCGATAACCGCTAACTTGCTGCCCTTCGAAGCGGAAGGTAACCGGCTCGGAGCGGTCGATGCGACTCCCCATCGGTTTTCCGAGACGTTCCGTCATGCGCCGCCTCCAGCGCTCGGTGTCTCATCCATTGGTGCTTCAGGGCGCGAAAACTCGACGCGCTGCTTGAATATTTCGCTGGCTTCATAGGTGCGGATGATCTCGTCCTTGACGGTATCGCGCTCAGCGATGAACCAATAGGCGGTGGCGATATGGCACCACCATTCGCGCACCACGCCGGCTTTGTTTTCCTGCATGAAGATGAAATCGAGCCATTCCGCGTCGCTGCAGCGGTTGGGGTCGGGCTGTTGCACAACTTCGCCGCCATGGGCAAATTCCTGGATGTTGCGCCAGCCATTGAGCGGGCAATGCAGTTGTTTCATGTCATGCCCTCACGGCCCTCAGTGCCCCACCGAGGCAGCACCTTTTTCGCCGACCAAGTCAAAATCCTCGAAGCGCGTGAGACGGAACGGCGCGATCATGGCGGGCACACGGCCGGTCGCCACCATCTCCGCCATGCGCTTGCCACACACCGGGGTCGCCTTAAAACCCCAGGTGCCCCAACCGGCGTCGATGTAATAATTTTCTACCGCGGTCTCGCCCATGATGGGGGCGAAATCAGGCGTCATATCGGTCATCCCCGCCCATTGCCGCATCACCTGAACATCCGAGAGATGAGGCAGCAATTCGAGCACATGGCTCATGAGGCCCTCAATGAAATCGAGCGATGAAGTGGTTTGATAGCGTGGGTACGGGTCGGTCGAGCCACCCATCACCAGCTCGCCGCGGTCGCTCTGCGAGATGTACACATGCAGGCTGCCGGAGACGATGATCGGATCGAGGAAGGGCTTGAGCGGCTGCGACACGCAGGCTTGCAGTGGAATGGTGCGGATCGGCAGCTTGAGACCAGCCATGCGGGCGATCAAGGTGCTGGCGCCGGCGACGGCCTGAACTGCCTTGCCGCACCCGACGCGACCGCGATCGGTCATCACGCCGGTCACCCGTCCGTCGGTGATTTCGATATCAGTGACGGTGGTGCCTTGATGAATCTCCACACCCATTTCGGCGGCGCGCCCGGCATAACCCCAGGCCACCGCATCATGGCGCGCGATGGCGCCGGGCGGATGATAGAGCGCGCCCAGAATTGGATAGCGCACATCCTCCGATAAATTGAGCTGCGGAATCAGGCGAGCGAGATCGTCGCGGCAGACCAATTCGGAATCGACGCCGAGATGCTTGTTCACCTCGGCCCGCCAGCGCGAGGTACGCATCGCCGCATCGGTATGCGCCAGGGTGAAATGGCCGCGCTCGGAATAAAGGATGTTGTAATCAAGCTCGCGGCTTAACTGGCGGTAGAGAGAAACCGATTCCTCATAAAACGCCACGCCTTCCGGGGTGAGATAATTGGAGCGGATGATGGCGGTATTGCGGCCGGTATTGCCGCCGCCGATATAGCCCTTTTCAAACACCGCGACATTACGGATACCGTGATAGCGCGCCAGATTATAGGCGGTCGCCAAGCCATGCCCGCCGCCGCCGATGATGATGACATCGTAACTCGTTTTAAGCTCCGGCTGGGCGGCGAGGAAGCGCTTCGCCGGATGGCCGGACGACAGGCCGTATTTGATCAGTCCGAGCGGCATGGATATGACATCGTTAGCGGTGCAACCTTGCGGGCCTTTTCAGGGCGATCAAAATTTACGATAGGCCTTGTTGAGTTCAATCATCGGATGGTTTGGCGACATTTGAAACTTAATCAGCAATTCCCGCGCGATCATATCGCGTTCCTGCTGGTTGTCAGGCAATTCCAGATCCTCGGGCACCGAAACCCAGCCATTGATATTGCGATCGAACACCGCAGGGCGGCCTTCCTCATAGCCGAGATGGACGTCTTCAAGCCAGTTCAGGTCGCTCCAGCCCATGGTCTCCATATATTTTTTCAGGAACGGCGTGAGCAGCGAATAGTCGGGCAGCAAATTGACATCGTAGCGATAACCGATGTGCTGGCCGATTTCCTTTTCACGCTCCGAGTCGAGGCCGCTCGTCTTGATGAAATGGTCGATGTCCTGTTTGGGATCGCTCATGGTTCCCTCCTAATAACGCGTCATGTCGGGTCGGCCGACGGTGTGTTGCGAGCCGGCGAGCGGTACCATTGCAAGCGCCGAGGCTTCCATGGTGAGCGCGGCGAGATCCTCTGGCTCGAGCGAATGCACATCGGTTTTGCCGCAGGCGCGCGCCATCATTTGGCACTCAAGGGTGAGCGTGTGGAGAAAATTATAGACCCGCTCGGCTGCCTCGTCCGGGTCGAGACGCTTACGCAATTCCGGATCCTGGGTTGCCACGCCGACCGGGCAGCGTCCGGTATGGCAGTGATAGCAGTAGCCGGCCTCCACACCGATCTCGCTTTCATAATCGGCCTCGGGGATATCCTTGTTGCAATTGAGCGCCATCATCGCCGAATGGCCGATCGCCACGGCATCAGCGCCAAGCGCGATCGCCTTGGCGACATCGGTGCCGTTGCGGATGCCGCCGGCATAGATCAGCGTGATCTTGCCGGACATGCCGACATCATCGAGCGCCTTCCTGGCCTGGCGGATGGCGGCGATGCCGGGCACACCGGTCTCCTCCGTGGCGACATGCGGGCCGGCGCCGGTCGAGCCTTCCATACCATCCATATAGATGCTGTCGGGGTTGGTCTTGGCCGCCATACGCACATCGTCGTACACGCGCGCCGCGCCGAGCTTGAGCTGGATCGGGATCTCGCCGTTTGTCGCTTCGCGGATTTCTTCGATCTTGAGCGCGAGGTCGTCGGGGCCGAGCCAATCCGGATGGCGCGCCGGCGAACGCTGATCGATGCCAGCCGGCAGCGAGCGCATCTCAGCCACTTGATCGGTCACCTTCTGGCCCATCAGATGGCCGCCAAGGCCGACTTTGCAGCCCTGGCCGATGAAAAATTCACAGCCGTCGGCCAGACGCAGATGGTGCGGGTTGAAGCCGTAACGCGACTGGATACATTGATAAAACCATTTTTCTGAATAGCGCCGCTCGTCCGGGATCATGCCGCCCTCGCCTGAGCAGGTTGCCGTGCCCGCCATGGTGGCGCCGCGCGCCAGCGCGGTTTTCGCTTCATATGAAAGCGCGC
The sequence above is a segment of the Pseudomonadota bacterium genome. Coding sequences within it:
- a CDS encoding formate--tetrahydrofolate ligase; its protein translation is MEGLREMASSSQHANPKSDIDIARVADKRPILEIGKERLGIAAEHLVPYGHDKAKISLDYISSLKENPNSKLILVTAITPTPAGEGKTTTTVGLGDGLNRIGKNTLICLREPSLGPCFGLKGGAAGGGYAQVVPMEEINLHFTGDFHAIGAANNLLAAMIDNHIYWGNSAEIDPRRVTWRRVVDMNDRALRSIVSSLGGVANGFPREDGFDITVASEVMAIFCLARNLEDLRARLGNIVIGYKRDRTPVRAREVQAEGAMTTLLKDALAPNLVQTLENNPALVHGGPFANIAHGCNSVLATQTAMKISDYVVTEAGFGADLGAEKFFDIKCRKAGLAPDCVVLVATIRALKMHGGVAKGALGEENLPALEKGMANLERHLSNIAKFGVPVVVGLNRFSADSEAERALVLEHCKALGVPAVESDHWASGGAGAEDLANCVVETIANKPSNFKPLYADELPLWDKVRTVAQEVYGADGIIADQKVRNQFKDLQDGGFGHFPVCIAKTQYSFSTDPNLKGAPSGHVVPVREVRVSAGAEFLVVVCGDIMTMPGLPRVPAANSINVDDSGNIVGLF
- a CDS encoding 2Fe-2S iron-sulfur cluster-binding protein, which gives rise to MTERLGKPMGSRIDRSEPVTFRFEGQQVSGYRGDTVASALYANGVTTLSRSFKYHRPRGVLSMSGQDSNTFVRIGQKPNCLADRQAIEAGLDVKAQNYWGSLENDRLAMLRHLGRFMPVGFYYKAFYKPRWAWPLWAKLIRRVAGLGTVDLKTPHGYYDKQYLFFDVTVIGAGPAGMAAALEAAAAGAKVLLVDENPEIGGALTYARFDGTGAVGESTSADLIAQVTAESRIEVMTDTMCTGWYADNWLPLIKDNRLYKLRAGALVVASGCYEQPLIFHNNDLPGIMLGSAAQRLIRLYGVKPGNRAVVATASRDGYGVALDLLDAGIEVACVVDVRADPPEDEISTALMHRHVPIIAGATLREAVPNASGSGVRAAKIARLEGATKVATHHDVFACDLIAMSGCYAPASALLHQAGGRVSFADDSGAFSVHDLPVRLFAAGSVAGTNALENVLGDGKAAGRQAARDAGFTVSAASEHKRVAEATASAWPIIGHPKGMDFVDLDEDLQVHDIENALTEGYQHIQLLKRFTTNGMGPSQGRHATLPAIRLAARRTGAGLDETGSTTSRPPIGPLTMGHLAGRSFEPVRYTAMHFRHVELGAKMMPAGAWMRPEYYGASRDRAANIAAEALNVRENVGIIDVSTLGGLEVRGPDAAEFLNRMYTFAYLKQPVGRARYVLMTDDIGVVVDDGVACRLHDDHFYVTATTSGVDGVYRTMLWYNAQWRLKVDITHVSASYAGVNIAGPNSRDVLQKLCDDVDLSPEAFPYMGARRGHVAGIPALFLRVGFVGELGYELHVPASQGEALWDALIEAGKDAGIRPFGVEAQRLLRLEKGHIIIGQDTDGLTNPHEADMTWAISRKKPYFVGMRSVSIQESAGIKRKLVGFEIADSDAASEPKECHLVIRGGTITGRVTSIVRSPSLGKMIGLAYVAPDQSEPDSKFDIKIDKGRMVRATVVKLPFYDPDGARQEM
- a CDS encoding FAD-dependent oxidoreductase yields the protein MPLGLIKYGLSSGHPAKRFLAAQPELKTSYDVIIIGGGGHGLATAYNLARYHGIRNVAVFEKGYIGGGNTGRNTAIIRSNYLTPEGVAFYEESVSLYRQLSRELDYNILYSERGHFTLAHTDAAMRTSRWRAEVNKHLGVDSELVCRDDLARLIPQLNLSEDVRYPILGALYHPPGAIARHDAVAWGYAGRAAEMGVEIHQGTTVTDIEITDGRVTGVMTDRGRVGCGKAVQAVAGASTLIARMAGLKLPIRTIPLQACVSQPLKPFLDPIIVSGSLHVYISQSDRGELVMGGSTDPYPRYQTTSSLDFIEGLMSHVLELLPHLSDVQVMRQWAGMTDMTPDFAPIMGETAVENYYIDAGWGTWGFKATPVCGKRMAEMVATGRVPAMIAPFRLTRFEDFDLVGEKGAASVGH
- a CDS encoding sarcosine oxidase, with protein sequence MAVLANECIRRSFLYRELESAGAEFEELNGAATAMRIGGDAAAEAVQARSLGICDLSALPRTGFKGWNMAAWLTGQGAEMIEASNQVTPQADGTRIARLSPGEALLLGDYQGSGPLIEKTDAAWSMETADGCFHVPRADTNCWLALSGSNTPALFAKICAVDLRPEVAPVHRVVQTNVARLNAVIIRSTIAEVPVFDLLSDVASAVYLWHALLDAMGEFGGKPIGLAALQSLK
- a CDS encoding sarcosine oxidase subunit delta, which translates into the protein MKQLHCPLNGWRNIQEFAHGGEVVQQPDPNRCSDAEWLDFIFMQENKAGVVREWWCHIATAYWFIAERDTVKDEIIRTYEASEIFKQRVEFSRPEAPMDETPSAGGGA
- a CDS encoding FMN-binding glutamate synthase family protein — its product is MRRNREERNKSILGQSFVFTPEVIDDIHIKAELGRYRMRGLSLFKKIPSWDDLTFLPGTLTRFVIEGYREKCETRTIIGPRAKRPIEIDIPIYITGMSFGALSYEAKTALARGATMAGTATCSGEGGMIPDERRYSEKWFYQCIQSRYGFNPHHLRLADGCEFFIGQGCKVGLGGHLMGQKVTDQVAEMRSLPAGIDQRSPARHPDWLGPDDLALKIEEIREATNGEIPIQLKLGAARVYDDVRMAAKTNPDSIYMDGMEGSTGAGPHVATEETGVPGIAAIRQARKALDDVGMSGKITLIYAGGIRNGTDVAKAIALGADAVAIGHSAMMALNCNKDIPEADYESEIGVEAGYCYHCHTGRCPVGVATQDPELRKRLDPDEAAERVYNFLHTLTLECQMMARACGKTDVHSLEPEDLAALTMEASALAMVPLAGSQHTVGRPDMTRY